The nucleotide sequence TGAAGATCTATTAAGACATAAAGTTGTAGATAATAGATTCAAAAGAGACGTCGCAAAGAAAGATgcaaaaaaagataataaacttTCGACAaaacataaagaaataaaacctTCCAAACAGGCTACTGTAACGAAATATGATGTCAATGGTTCAATATACGctctgaaaataaaagacattGATGAATCAGGCTTAATTAAAGACGATACTATTTGCgaaatatatagtgtgaagAAATCTGTTGCATGTGATTCGCCTGAAGTAGATACGCTTTTAATAGGAGCAAGGAAGGAAAGGAAAAAGATGCaagtaaacaaaacaacagcATCTCATCGTCCACCAAATTCTAAATTGCCTTTACTGAAAGCGGCTGCTACGTGGTcttcaacaaaaacaacagCTAAGACTACTCCTCCCACTACTCcagaaactatttttaaaaagaggGAGATGGACAATTCTGATGCTCCAGATTTTATGCCGTCCATTGAAGAAATGGCGTACTAAATTTCCCGATCTATTTTAAATGtcctttattaaatttgctactatttttaataaaaaaaatagcattaGTATTTATGGATTAAtctcatttcttttttgtccATTGTCTATTTTGTTAACTTTCACGTAACCTTTAAGCGTGAGGCTATCATCTACATTGACAAACTACTAGGTAATTCTCAAATTCAACTTGGATATTCGACTTCGGGTCGAATTTAGTTAAATGGCTCATTGTACTAGTAAAACAGTGTACATAAAgaataatactttattacaCCATAACAAGATTCAAATTTGAACAAGACAActagaaaatatacaaatggcGGCAATATCGCTAGATCAAAGTATAGAAGTCAACAAGGTAGAaagtaatcaaattatttaagtagtatttaattttatataaatgtagaaGTACTTTCTACAAGATTGGAACAAAAAACACATGTTCAAAGTACAACAAGGCGCACtacaagataataaatttacattggCGGAATTATCCTATGAtaggatctcttccagtcaaacAACGATCGTTTGAAATTGTATACTATATCAATATATACTCAATATGTAAGGGTACAAAGTGACATcacacaaataattaaaaataaattaaatatatacccCTTGTCGGGGTACCTAACTgctccaaataaataaataaatatatacaaaatttcaatttcaaagtAGACATAGTAAccttacaaatataattatcatgtaATAGAGGCTGTGGTTTAATGAAATGTCTGTTGCTGAAGACCACTAACCTTAATGTCATTTGCAATAGATATTATCCCAGGCAATTACCCGTCATATAAACTATCAGCTAGATTACTATTACAACGAAATTACGtcttaattataacaattaggCTCGGAGAtatgttatacattttaattgttattcgCTCTttgttatgattatttatttatttatacaacataacaatgtaaataatagttaCATTATAGGAGATAAGTGcaaaggtactacttatttc is from Plodia interpunctella isolate USDA-ARS_2022_Savannah chromosome 15, ilPloInte3.2, whole genome shotgun sequence and encodes:
- the LOC128676113 gene encoding uncharacterized protein LOC128676113 codes for the protein MELMSSMLLCALVALLPQTLGKSEFNNNVEIRRAHKAYKNSPRAMILNMKGAYTNENSVLHTVYEDVECQKCHDCMDRSIKAQFTYNQAKKFHPSAKELHEDLLRHKVVDNRFKRDVAKKDAKKDNKLSTKHKEIKPSKQATVTKYDVNGSIYALKIKDIDESGLIKDDTICEIYSVKKSVACDSPEVDTLLIGARKERKKMQVNKTTASHRPPNSKLPLLKAAATWSSTKTTAKTTPPTTPETIFKKREMDNSDAPDFMPSIEEMAY